In a genomic window of Temperatibacter marinus:
- a CDS encoding sulfite exporter TauE/SafE family protein, with the protein MSTLDLFLISLSFISSFITVVFGIGGGTIMLLAMVAILPPAQIIMIHGLVQLSSNFFRAVMFRKTVVWSKVNVFMLASFLGVGIGTLLTVELPVVAIKLSIAVFILFTLFVKIPAMTTKGWLVGGVVSSILTMFVGATGTLVAALVNVFEQRKDYLIGTLAAMMVVQHGLKVIGLLLVAHVVEIDWLVVLCICTAGILGTLTGKKVGQRMADDTYKKGLKIALGLSALWIIVDILMGFTT; encoded by the coding sequence GTGTCAACACTTGATCTTTTCTTGATTTCATTAAGCTTTATTTCTTCATTTATTACAGTTGTTTTTGGTATTGGCGGTGGGACGATCATGCTTTTAGCCATGGTGGCCATCTTACCGCCAGCTCAAATTATCATGATTCATGGTCTGGTTCAGCTTTCTTCGAATTTCTTTAGAGCTGTAATGTTCCGAAAGACTGTTGTCTGGTCGAAAGTGAATGTTTTTATGCTGGCCAGCTTCCTTGGTGTTGGCATCGGCACGCTTCTGACAGTTGAACTTCCAGTGGTCGCGATTAAACTCTCAATCGCAGTCTTTATATTATTTACCCTGTTTGTAAAAATACCAGCAATGACAACGAAAGGTTGGCTTGTCGGCGGCGTTGTCTCAAGCATTCTCACCATGTTTGTGGGAGCAACGGGGACATTAGTCGCTGCATTGGTGAATGTTTTTGAACAGAGGAAAGATTATCTTATAGGTACATTGGCCGCAATGATGGTCGTTCAGCATGGCTTGAAAGTGATAGGCCTACTCTTAGTCGCGCATGTGGTTGAGATTGACTGGCTAGTTGTTCTATGCATTTGTACAGCAGGTATTCTAGGAACCCTTACTGGAAAGAAAGTCGGGCAAAGAATGGCAGATGATACCTATAAGAAAGGGCTTAAGATTGCACTGGGGTTATCTGCCTTATGGATTATTGTTGATATATTGATGGGTTTTACGACCTAA
- a CDS encoding PAS domain-containing protein, giving the protein MNIFEYKMPEKLLALWNYWQQLPKNGAYKVPLKKDFLPQEIVEILPHIVIQEVMDRDTVLLRLTGTILDQIWGENTSGSNTIDYAHPSVQEYTKTHYEGICNPPCGSYAIENRKNAMGLRKHIHMLNLPLANKAGQPVYRVACLFEESAIKETMDEYELKVYDHSKITLMRYFDLGNGIHKDLKEFGVRS; this is encoded by the coding sequence ATGAATATTTTTGAGTATAAGATGCCAGAAAAATTACTGGCATTATGGAACTACTGGCAACAACTACCAAAGAATGGGGCGTACAAGGTCCCCCTAAAAAAGGATTTTCTTCCGCAAGAAATTGTGGAAATATTACCCCACATAGTCATTCAAGAAGTAATGGATAGAGACACGGTTCTCTTAAGACTTACAGGCACCATTCTCGATCAAATTTGGGGGGAAAACACCAGTGGCTCCAATACCATTGATTATGCACATCCTTCCGTTCAAGAGTATACCAAAACACACTATGAGGGGATCTGCAATCCTCCTTGCGGAAGCTATGCAATAGAAAATCGTAAGAACGCAATGGGACTAAGAAAACACATTCATATGCTAAACCTTCCTCTCGCAAACAAAGCAGGGCAACCCGTGTATAGAGTCGCTTGTTTGTTTGAAGAATCTGCGATTAAGGAAACAATGGATGAATATGAGTTAAAGGTTTATGATCATAGTAAAATTACGTTAATGCGCTACTTTGATCTCGGCAATGGCATTCATAAAGACTTAAAAGAATTTGGAGTTAGGTCGTAA
- a CDS encoding alpha/beta fold hydrolase → MHTNMGNREGSQLIDTPTGMIHVVREGNKKADTLVLIHGNYFGLAIWDSWVERLRDDFDIIRFDLPGFGLSHPPRSGQYTDHGDIDVIRTILSTFEISQAHFIGSVLGGKIAYQMAANYPQHVQSLTLINSAGLPHHAVSTAQPSPLPEDVKQTILSTPESFLEQVIAGYRGPQAKIDKRLAIELIKLSARPNTIKEILKRMESFIIGPAETTLAKVTCNSLLLHGTNNPHYKVSDVETFKKLLSNSKCKSISYDGYGHLLPLEKSEQSILDLESFLKNRYNFS, encoded by the coding sequence ATGCACACGAACATGGGCAATAGAGAAGGCAGTCAATTAATCGACACTCCAACGGGCATGATCCACGTTGTTCGAGAAGGCAATAAGAAGGCTGATACACTTGTTTTAATTCATGGAAATTATTTCGGGCTAGCCATCTGGGATAGCTGGGTCGAAAGGTTAAGGGATGACTTTGATATCATTCGATTTGACTTACCAGGTTTTGGCTTATCCCATCCGCCGCGGTCTGGCCAGTACACGGATCATGGGGATATAGACGTTATCCGTACAATTCTCTCAACCTTTGAAATTTCTCAAGCCCATTTCATAGGCTCCGTTCTCGGAGGGAAAATAGCTTATCAGATGGCTGCAAACTATCCCCAGCATGTTCAAAGCCTGACCTTAATTAACAGTGCAGGCCTGCCCCACCATGCTGTAAGCACCGCCCAGCCATCACCATTGCCAGAAGACGTCAAACAAACAATTTTATCAACACCAGAAAGCTTTCTTGAACAAGTGATTGCAGGATACCGAGGTCCCCAAGCTAAAATCGACAAAAGATTGGCGATAGAATTGATTAAATTAAGTGCGCGCCCAAATACAATAAAAGAGATTCTCAAGCGTATGGAAAGCTTTATTATAGGACCTGCTGAAACGACTTTGGCAAAAGTCACCTGCAACAGCTTGCTCCTACACGGTACAAACAACCCTCACTATAAAGTCTCTGACGTTGAAACCTTTAAAAAACTTTTGAGTAATTCCAAATGCAAATCAATCTCTTATGATGGATATGGGCACCTCTTGCCCCTCGAAAAAAGTGAACAATCAATATTAGATTTAGAGAGTTTTCTAAAAAATAGGTATAATTTTAGCTAA
- the zapE gene encoding cell division protein ZapE, with amino-acid sequence MADENLLGPLETYHEMARIGEITIDQDQLRVVEHLERLFSELKDYPEVAGRSKGLAMRSWRMMKMFSWGNRKLIAPKGLYLHGGVGRGKSMLMDLFYDCAPVRFKRRVHFHDFMLDVHARLKVWNDMSTKERAAMGSRATGDDPIPPVARQLAQEATLLCFDEMQVTDIADAMVLARLFGELLDRGVVVISTSNRVPDDLYKDGINRQLFLPFIERIKKDFDVVPLDGPTDYRLGRMKGLQTYYSPLNEESTDALRAAFFKLTDRNVEDADQVPTDMVEVQGRKVFVPKAARGVAVFSFKRLCAAALGAADYLAIARRYHTIIMVAIPKLGPHNRNEAKRFVTFIDALYENGVKFLCSSEAEAVDLYKEGDGAFEFERTVSRLMEMQSEDYLKRGHGALE; translated from the coding sequence ATGGCTGATGAAAATTTACTAGGGCCTCTCGAGACATATCACGAGATGGCACGCATTGGTGAAATAACCATCGATCAAGATCAATTACGCGTTGTTGAGCATCTTGAAAGGTTATTTTCAGAGCTGAAAGATTATCCCGAAGTTGCAGGCAGGTCAAAAGGGTTGGCCATGCGCAGTTGGCGGATGATGAAGATGTTTTCATGGGGAAATAGAAAGCTTATTGCGCCAAAAGGGCTCTATCTGCACGGCGGGGTGGGACGGGGCAAGTCCATGTTAATGGACCTTTTTTACGACTGTGCGCCTGTCCGTTTTAAACGTCGTGTCCATTTTCATGATTTTATGCTTGATGTTCATGCACGCCTTAAGGTGTGGAATGATATGTCAACCAAAGAACGGGCTGCTATGGGAAGCCGTGCGACGGGGGATGATCCCATTCCTCCGGTTGCACGTCAGCTGGCACAAGAAGCCACCTTACTCTGTTTTGATGAAATGCAAGTGACGGATATTGCAGATGCTATGGTTCTGGCACGGTTGTTTGGAGAGCTCTTGGATCGAGGGGTGGTGGTAATCTCCACAAGTAATAGAGTACCGGATGACCTTTATAAGGACGGGATCAATCGCCAGCTATTCCTGCCTTTTATTGAACGTATTAAGAAAGATTTTGATGTGGTGCCTCTTGATGGGCCGACGGATTATCGTTTAGGTCGAATGAAGGGCTTGCAAACCTATTATTCTCCTCTTAATGAAGAGTCTACGGATGCTTTACGTGCCGCCTTCTTTAAACTGACAGATAGAAATGTTGAGGATGCTGATCAGGTGCCTACTGATATGGTAGAGGTCCAGGGGCGAAAAGTATTTGTGCCGAAGGCAGCGAGGGGTGTTGCAGTCTTCAGCTTTAAGCGATTATGTGCTGCTGCTCTTGGGGCAGCAGACTATCTTGCCATAGCACGCAGGTATCATACGATTATCATGGTGGCCATACCAAAACTAGGGCCTCACAATCGAAATGAAGCCAAACGATTTGTTACCTTTATCGATGCCCTTTATGAAAATGGGGTGAAATTCTTATGCTCCTCAGAAGCCGAGGCCGTCGATCTCTATAAAGAAGGGGACGGCGCTTTTGAATTTGAACGGACGGTATCTCGCCTCATGGAGATGCAATCAGAGGATTATCTCAAACGCGGTCATGGGGCCCTTGAGTAG
- the fbaA gene encoding class II fructose-bisphosphate aldolase has translation MKPGVIYGDDYARLVQTCKDEGYALPAVNIVGTNSLNAVLESAAKNKSDVIIQLSNGGAQFFAGKGMEDSFKAKVLGAVSAAQHVHLLAEHYGVCVVLHTDHADRKLVPWVDALIEEGKKYKDLMGKPLFTSHMLDLSAEPIEENLATSAEFLKKMTPLGMSIEIELGVTGGEEDGVGGDVDSFDNPSLYTQPEDVMQAYDLLNPLGHFTVAASFGNVHGVYKPGNVKLRPEILNASQVLLAEKRDVSDKELNFVFHGGSGSEKAKIEEAVSYGAFKMNIDTDTQFAFAKPIGDFVKENPMAFEVQVHPETGEPFKKKYDPRSWLRKGEEEMVRRLDEAFQDLGSVGKSLAHR, from the coding sequence ATGAAACCAGGTGTTATTTATGGTGATGACTATGCCCGTCTCGTCCAAACATGTAAGGATGAGGGTTATGCATTACCCGCTGTCAATATAGTTGGCACAAACTCTTTAAACGCGGTGCTTGAATCAGCAGCTAAAAATAAATCCGACGTGATTATACAATTGTCCAATGGCGGCGCTCAATTCTTTGCTGGAAAAGGTATGGAAGATAGCTTTAAAGCCAAAGTTTTAGGCGCAGTCTCAGCGGCACAGCATGTCCATCTTTTAGCGGAACATTATGGTGTATGTGTTGTTCTGCACACAGATCATGCTGATCGCAAGCTCGTGCCTTGGGTTGATGCTCTCATCGAAGAAGGGAAGAAGTACAAGGATCTTATGGGCAAGCCACTCTTTACATCCCATATGCTTGATCTCTCTGCAGAGCCAATAGAAGAAAACCTCGCTACGTCCGCCGAATTTCTTAAAAAGATGACCCCTTTGGGGATGTCAATTGAGATTGAACTTGGTGTGACAGGCGGTGAAGAAGACGGTGTTGGCGGCGATGTTGATAGTTTCGATAATCCAAGCCTTTATACACAGCCAGAAGATGTTATGCAGGCTTATGATCTTTTAAACCCTCTTGGCCACTTTACCGTTGCAGCATCTTTTGGAAATGTGCACGGGGTGTACAAGCCGGGTAATGTGAAATTACGGCCGGAAATCTTGAATGCGTCACAGGTCTTGCTTGCTGAAAAAAGAGATGTTTCTGATAAAGAACTCAATTTTGTATTCCATGGTGGTTCTGGTTCAGAAAAAGCTAAAATTGAAGAGGCTGTTTCTTATGGTGCCTTTAAGATGAATATTGATACCGATACTCAATTTGCTTTTGCGAAACCAATTGGAGACTTTGTGAAAGAAAATCCAATGGCTTTTGAAGTACAAGTCCATCCCGAGACTGGGGAACCATTTAAAAAGAAATATGACCCCCGCTCTTGGCTCAGAAAGGGTGAAGAAGAAATGGTCCGTAGATTGGATGAAGCGTTCCAAGATCTAGGGTCAGTTGGGAAGTCGTTAGCGCATCGCTAA
- a CDS encoding SMc00767 family acetate metabolism repressor, which yields MSDNETDQEAIIRKIANNLHRLNESVIEAVNSGISVELMRASRYHNEEGDWGDMLVPIIHKGK from the coding sequence ATGTCTGACAACGAAACAGATCAAGAAGCTATAATTCGAAAAATTGCCAACAATCTTCATCGATTAAACGAGTCTGTTATTGAAGCCGTAAATTCAGGCATCTCAGTAGAGCTTATGCGAGCGTCTCGCTATCATAATGAAGAAGGCGACTGGGGAGATATGCTTGTCCCCATCATCCACAAAGGTAAATAA